In Micromonospora purpureochromogenes, a single window of DNA contains:
- a CDS encoding DUF721 domain-containing protein, producing MSTEPEHAAEGGGPTRRTGGPSRTASGGQRGARTPRGAGTDAGGAAAHAAGAGADAAPGGRGAGTGGPARPAGATGGQGAGNADGAKPAGAGADAAAGAAGPELARAVLDAAKARRAEAAKTRRKSAVSGDGGERRLRGYSGPGPDPRDPQPLGVVLERLMKARGWQQPAAEATVFGAWEKVVGPEIAQHSRPVKLEDGELTVEARSTAWATQLRLLAGSLLKRIAGEVGHNVVRKLHIHGPAAPSWSKGPRRVRGRGPRDTYG from the coding sequence GTGTCGACTGAGCCGGAGCACGCCGCCGAGGGCGGTGGGCCGACCCGCCGGACCGGCGGACCGAGCCGCACTGCCTCGGGCGGCCAGCGCGGTGCGCGTACCCCTCGGGGGGCTGGAACCGACGCGGGCGGTGCCGCCGCCCACGCGGCCGGTGCCGGCGCGGACGCCGCGCCTGGTGGTCGTGGCGCCGGAACCGGCGGGCCGGCGCGACCGGCCGGCGCGACCGGTGGGCAGGGTGCCGGGAACGCTGATGGGGCGAAACCGGCCGGTGCCGGTGCGGACGCCGCAGCGGGCGCGGCCGGGCCGGAGCTGGCGCGGGCGGTGCTGGACGCGGCGAAGGCCCGCCGGGCGGAGGCGGCGAAGACCCGGCGGAAGAGCGCGGTCTCCGGCGACGGCGGCGAGCGGCGGCTGCGTGGCTACTCCGGGCCGGGCCCGGACCCGCGCGACCCGCAGCCGCTCGGCGTGGTGCTGGAACGGCTGATGAAGGCGCGCGGCTGGCAGCAGCCGGCCGCGGAGGCGACCGTCTTCGGCGCCTGGGAGAAGGTCGTCGGGCCGGAGATCGCCCAGCACAGCCGCCCGGTCAAGCTGGAGGACGGCGAGCTGACCGTGGAGGCGCGCTCGACGGCCTGGGCCACCCAGCTGCGGCTGCTCGCCGGCTCGCTGCTCAAGCGGATCGCCGGCGAGGTGGGCCACAACGTGGTGCGCAAGCTGCACATCCACGGCCCGGCGGCGCCGTCCTGGTCGAAGGGCCCGCGGCGGGTCCGGGGCCGCGGCCCGCGCGACACCTACGGCTGA
- a CDS encoding MarR family winged helix-turn-helix transcriptional regulator, translating to MRDQLDGDPLALEQQVCFALSVAARGVVAVYRPLLEPMGLTHPQYLVMLALWQHAPLSVRELSRLLQLDPGTLSPLLKRLEAAGYLRRERDAADERSLAVTLTASGQALRGRAEQIPPTIVERLGMPIEELRRLHTMLTEVIGAANRAATGTPAAPGPTT from the coding sequence GTGCGTGACCAGTTGGACGGGGATCCGCTGGCGCTGGAGCAGCAGGTCTGTTTCGCCCTCTCCGTCGCCGCGCGCGGAGTCGTCGCCGTCTACCGGCCACTGCTGGAGCCGATGGGGCTGACCCACCCGCAGTACCTGGTCATGCTCGCGCTGTGGCAGCACGCGCCGCTGTCGGTCCGGGAGCTGAGTCGCCTGCTCCAGCTCGATCCCGGCACGCTGTCGCCCCTGCTCAAGCGACTTGAGGCGGCGGGCTACCTGCGGCGCGAGCGGGACGCCGCGGACGAGCGGAGCCTCGCCGTCACGCTCACCGCCAGCGGTCAGGCCCTGCGCGGCCGCGCCGAGCAGATCCCGCCGACGATCGTGGAACGGCTCGGAATGCCGATCGAGGAGCTGCGGCGCCTGCACACGATGCTGACCGAGGTGATCGGCGCGGCCAACCGCGCCGCGACCGGCACCCCCGCCGCGCCGGGCCCGACGACCTGA